In Apium graveolens cultivar Ventura chromosome 10, ASM990537v1, whole genome shotgun sequence, the following are encoded in one genomic region:
- the LOC141692342 gene encoding 6-phosphogluconolactonase 3, chloroplastic-like, with protein MASAKEKGDVKIFNNREDLSVSLSKYIADLSDKFIKDRGAFTIVLSGGDLFESLGKLVESPYKESLDWSRWYVFWLDERVVPKTHPDSNYLLAFDHLLSKVPILPGNVYAINDALSAEGAAEDYETCLKHLVNSTPIITRSAINGFPKFDLMLVGMGPDGHVASLFPGHPLLQEKEKWVTFIKDSPKPPPERITLTFPVINSSANIALVIVGEAAAHAVHVALDDVENSYVLPIQMVSPEGPLTWFLDNGAASKLKTATGVAK; from the exons ATGGCTTCAGCAAAAGAAAAGGGCGATGTTAAAATTTTTAACAACCGAGAAGATTTATCAGTGTCACTCTCCAAATACATTGCTGATCTTTCAGACAAGTTTATTAAAGACAGAGGTGCTTTCACAATTGTCTTGTCCGGTGGCGATCTCTTCGAATCTCTCGG TAAATTAGTGGAATCTCCGTACAAAGAATCGCTGGACTGGTCGAGATGGTACGTGTTCTGGTTGGATGAGAGAGTGGTTCCCAAGACTCATCCTGATAGTAATTACTTGCTTGCTTTTGATCATTTACTCTCCAAG GTTCCAATTCTTCCTGGTAACGTTTATGCTATTAATGATGCTCTCTCGGCCGAAGGTGCAGCCGAGGACTACGAGACATGTCTTAAGCATCTGGTTAATAGTACTCCTATTATCACTAGATCTGCAATTAATGGCTTCCCGAAATTTGATCTTATGTTGGTAGGTATGGGCCCAGATGGACATGTGGCCTCTTTGTTTCCTGGACATCCTCTTCTCCAAGAGAAAGAAAAGTGGGTTACTTTCATCAAAGACTCTCCAAAACCACCTCCAGAAAGAATTACTTTAACATTTCCAGTAATCAACTCCTCTGCAAATATCGCACTTGTGATAGTTGGGGAGGCTGCAGCGCACGCAGTGCATGTGGCCCTTGACGATGTTGAAAATTCGTATGTGTTGCCTATCCAGATGGTCTCGCCTGAAGGGCCGTTGACATGGTTTTTAGACAATGGAGCAGCTTCAAAACTGAAGACGGCAACAGGTGTAGCCAAGTGA
- the LOC141689304 gene encoding rab GTPase-activating protein 22-like, with protein MKALRRSQTSSSSSSSKSSSSSPSSWIHLRSVLFVVTSSSPASSCSSSDRSRLKSPWSRRKRKHALSPQQWKRLFTPDGKLRDGGVRFLKKIRSGGVHPNLRAEVWPFLLGVYDLNSSKEERDNLRTKRRKEYEKLRRQCRRLLKSNYDNSNLKGTGRTSYSEDGGNFTPGMDSADSEDVVSARESLSSEDMGPSIDYSNDFINAALDRYDGSKRITDPNTSETESSDSDSSVEVSITFSSTVCKDENDPDMLSSEDSSSNMENRSNISPSEDFSTWQRIIRLDAIRANEEWVPYSPTQAAVSEERARRSAEVVGLKDYDHLEPYKIFHAARLVAILEAYALYDPEIGYCQGMSDLLSPIITVIMEDHEAFWCFVGFMKKARHNFRLDEVGIRGQLSRVSKIIKFKDSHLFKHLEKLQAEDCFFVYRMVVVLFRRELTFEQTICLWEVMWADQAAIRAGIGKSAWSRIRQQAPPTEDLLLYAVAASVLQKRKLIIEKYSSMDEIVKECNGMTGQLDVWKLLDDAHNLVVTLHNKIENPLPDIA; from the exons ATGAAAGCTTTACGACGAAGTCAAACTTCGTCGTCGTCGTCGTCTTCGAAATCGTCGTCCTCGTCTCCGTCGTCGTGGATACATTTGAGATCAGTTTTGTTTGTTGTTACCTCTTCTTCACCTgcttcttcttgttcttcttctgATCG GAGTCGTCTTAAGTCTCCATGGTCTCGTAGAAAGAGAAAACATGCACTTTCACCTCAGCAATGGAAAAGGTTGTTTACACCAGATGGGAAACTTCGTGATGGCGGAGTCCGATTTTTGAAGAAAATACGGAGTGGG GGTGTTCATCCGAATTTAAGGGCAGAAGTTTGGCCATTTCTTCTAGGAGT ATATGACTTGAATAGTTCCAAAGAGGAAAGAGATAATTTAAGAACAAAGAGGAG GAAGGAGTACGAGAAACTAAGAAGACAATGCCGCCGACTTCTAAAGTCGAACTATGACAATTCGAACTTGAAGGGAACTGGTAGAACCAGCTACAGTGAAGATGGTGGGAATTTCACCCCAGGCATGGATTCTGCTGATTCTGAAGATGTTGTCAGTGCTAGAGAATCTTTATCTAGTGAAGATATGGGCCCATCTATTGACTACTCAAACGACTTCATTAATGCTGCACTTGATAGATATGATGGCTCAAAACGAATTACAGATCCTAATACTTCCGAGACAGAGTCATCAGACTCTGATTCTTCTGTAGAGGTGAGCATCACTTTTTCCTCCACAGTTTGCAAGGACGAGAATGATCCTGATATGCTCTCTAGCGAGGATTCTTCTTCAAATATGGAAAATCGATCAAACATTAGCCCATCAGAAGATTTTTCTACTTGGCAGCGTATTATACGGCTAGATGCAATTCGTGCCAATGAAGAATGGGTACCATATTCTCCAACTCAGGCTGCAGTTTCAGAGGAAAGGGCAAGGCGTTCTGCCGAGGTTGTTGGGCTTAAGGATTATGATCACCTTGAGCCGTACAAAATCTTTCATGCTGCTCGACTTGTTGCTATTCTTGAAGCTTATGCCTTGTACGACCCTGAAATTGGCTACTGTCAGGGGATGAGTGATCTGCTTTCACCAATAATTACAGTGATAATGGAGGATCACGAAGCTTTCTGGTGTTTCGTTGGATTCATGAAAAAGGCACGGCACAATTTTAGGCTTGATGAGGTCGGGATTAGAGGCCAACTGAGCAGAGTGTCTAAGATTATTAAGTTTAAGGATTCCCATCTTTTTAAACATTTGGAGAAGCTTCAGGCAGAGGATTGCTTTTTTGTGTATAGGATGGTGGTGGTTCTCTTCAGGAGGGAATTAACATTTGAACAAACAATTTGCCTCTGGGAGGTAATGTGGGCAGATCAGGCAGCAATTCGGGCAGGGATAGGGAAGTCTGCGTGGAGTAGGATAAGACAACAAGCACCGCCAACAGAAGATCTGTTGCTTTATGCTGTTGCAGCATCTGTATTACAGAAGCGCAAACTTATCATAGAAAAGTACAGTAGCATGGATGAGATAGTTAAAGAGTGTAATGGCATGACAGGACAGCTTGATGTGTGGAAGCTCCTTGATGATGCACACAACTTGGTGGTCACCCTCCACAACAAGATTGAGAACCCCCTTCCTGATATAGCATAA
- the LOC141690058 gene encoding cytochrome b5 codes for MGSDPKIHVFDEVAKHNKTKDCWLVISGKVYDVTAFMDDHPGGDEVLLSSTGKDATDDFEDVGHSDNAREMMEKYYIGEIDAATVPQKRTFTSPQQSNYNPDKSSEFIIKILQFLVPILILGLAFAVRKYTKEK; via the exons ATGGGGTCAGATCCGAAAATTCATGTGTTTGATGAAGTGGCTAAGCACAACAAGACTAAAGATTGTTGGTTGGTTATCTCTGGAAAG GTGTATGATGTAACAGCATTTATGGATGATCATCCTGGAGGTGATGAAGTACTGCTATCATCAACTG GGAAAGATGCAACTGATGATTTTGAAGATGTTGGCCACAGTGATAATGCTAGGGAGATGATGGAGAAGTATTACATTGGTGAGATAGATGCTGCAACTGTTCCCCAGAAGCGTACTTTCACTTCACCACAGCAAAGCAACTACAACCCTGACAAGTCTTCGGAGTTTATCATTAAGATTTTGCAGTTTCTTGTCCCCATTCTCATTTTGGGCTTGGCTTTCGCAGTCCGAAAATACACCAAAGAGAAGTAA
- the LOC141690057 gene encoding metal-nicotianamine transporter YSL2-like has product MENLPNVEIEEAMVIESIPPWTSHITIRGVFASIIIGIIYSVIEMKLNLTTGFAPNFNVSAAFVAFAFIRTWTMLLHKAGFVSTPFTKQENTVIQTCAVACYSIAFGGGFGSYVLGLNKKTYEQAGINTEGNPPGSYKEPALGWLIGFLFVSNFVGLLALVPLRKVLVIDYKLAYPSGTATAVLINGFHTPKKDKKAKKQIHGFMKCFSLSFLWGFFQWFYSGGKGCGFANFPTFGLQAWKQSFNFDFSLTYIGAGMICSHTVNLSLLFGAVISWGLMWPLIGEQKGVWFPKTLPESSMKSLDGYKVFISIALILGDGVYNFSKTLYFTASSIYANLNKKTNRISSVDNMDALDDLRENELFLKDRIPLWLACTGYVLFSVISIIIIPLIFPQLKWYYVVVTYILAPFLSFCNAYGAGLTDQNMAYNYGKVALFIVAASSGKDNGVIAALVACGLVKSMLSMASNLMQDLKAGHLTLTSPRSMLLSQAIGTTIGCVVAPVTFMIFYRAFDIGNPDGEYKAPYAIIYRNLAILGVEGFSSLPHHCLQLAYGFFAFAIAANLVRDISPQKVGKWMPLPMVIAVPFLVGANFAIDMCIGSLIVYVWHRVNKKKASFMVSAVASGLICGDGLWILPASILALAKVNPPICMNFLAAKSQ; this is encoded by the exons ATGGAAAATTTACCGAATGTCGAGATAGAAGAGGCTATGGTTATAGAGAGCATTCCTCCCTGGACAAGTCACATTACGATTCGCGGAGTATTTGCTAGTATAATCATTGGGATAATTTACAGTGTGATAGAAATGAAGCTCAATCTCACCACTGGTTTTGCTCCAAATTTCAATGTTTCGGCAGCATTTGTTGCTTTTGCATTTATCCGTACCTGGACAATGCTACTTCACAAGGCTGGATTTGTATCAACCCCCTTCACGAAACAGGAGAATACAGTTATCCAGACCTGCGCTGTTGCATGTTATAGCATAGCCTTTGGAG GGGGGTTTGGTTCTTATGTTTTGGGACTTAATAAGAAGACATATGAGCAAGCAGGGATTAATACAGAGGGGAATCCACCAGGTAGCTACAAGGAGCCTGCACTTGGTTGGTTAATTGGTTTCCTCTTTGTTAGTAACTTTGTTGGGTTGTTGGCCTTGGTACCTCTCCGGAAG GTTCTGGTAATAGACTATAAGTTAGCATATCCAAGTGGTACAGCAACAGCAGTGCTTATCAATGGGTTTCATACCCCCAAGAAAGACAAGAAGGCAAA GAAGCAGATTCATGGATTTATGAAATGTTTCTCACTTAGCTTTCTCTGGGGATTTTTTCAGTGGTTTTATTCAGGTGGAAAAGGTTGTGGATTTGCAAACTTCCCTACATTTGGGTTACAAGCCTGGAAACAATC ATTTAATTTTGATTTCAGCTTGACATATATTGGAGCTGGAATGATATGTTCTCATACAGTGAACTTATCTTTGCTTTTTGGAGCTGTGATTTCTTGGGGACTAATGTGGCCTCTCATAGGAGAACAAAAAGGTGTTTGGTTTCCCAAAACACTACCAGAAAGCAGCATGAAGAGTTTAGATGGATATAAG GTTTTCATATCTATTGCTCTCATCCTAGGGGACGGAGTCTACAATTTTTCAAAGACACTATATTTCACCGCCAGTAGCATATATGCCAATTTGAATAAGAAAACAAACCGAATAT CTTCAGTTGATAATATGGATGCCCTTGATGATCTTCGAGAAAATGAATTATTCCTGAAGGATAGAATTCCCTTATGGCTAGCCTGTACTGGATACGTGCTATTTTCTGTCATCTCTATTATTATCATCCCTCTAATATTTCCTCAGCTCAAGTGGTATTATGTTGTTGTTACGTACATTCTAGCGCCTTTTCTAAGCTTTTGTAACGCTTATGGAGCTGGCCTGACAGACCAAAACATGGCTTATAACTACGGAAAAGTGGCCCTCTTCATAGTTGCAGCTTCATCTGGGAAGGACAATGGTGTGATTGCAGCACTCGTTGCATGCGGTCTGGTAAAATCTATGCTTTCAATGGCTTCAAATCTAATGCAAGATTTAAAGGCAGGTCATCTAACCCTCACATCCCCTCGATCAATGCTACTAAGTCAGGCCATTGGAACAACAATTGGTTGTGTGGTAGCGCCTGTCACCTTCATGATCTTTTACCGCGCTTTTgatattggaaatcctgatggaGAGTACAAAGCTCCATATGCCATCATATACAGAAACTTGGCAATTTTGGGAGTTGAAGGCTTTTCGTCGTTGCCTCACCATTGCTTGCAGCTTGCTTATGGATTTTTCGCCTTTGCCATAGCAGCTAATCTTGTAAGAGACATTTCTCCACAGAAGGTAGGGAAGTGGATGCCACTTCCAATGGTGATAGCTGTGCCATTTCTCGTCGGGGCAAACTTTGCTATTGATATGTGCATTGGGAGTTTGATTGTTTATGTATGGCACAGAGTAAACAAGAAGAAGGCTAGTTTCATGGTTTCTGCAGTTGCATCAGGTTTAATCTGTGGAGATGGGTTGTGGATTCTTCCTGCCTCTATTCTTGCTTTGGCTAAAGTCAATCCTCCAATCTGCATGAACTTCCTAGCTGCAAAATCTCAGTAA